In Dyadobacter subterraneus, a single genomic region encodes these proteins:
- a CDS encoding site-specific integrase, giving the protein MEKRMSMIFHARKLKATKGNLVPIYLRVTIGGQRCELTTKQLISEEKWSVHTGKVKGTSSEAKAINSFLDTLRGKAHAIHRAIIQEGKSISIELFKDRWFGIAEKPVMLMEVFQEHNDKMEKLVGQDYAYGTFQRYQTSLQHTRDFLIWKFKENDIDLKKLNFKFITDYEFYLKSVRKCGHNSTMKYLANFKKIVLICVKNDWLEKDPFFAYKMQKHEVDRTALTEKELSDIINKKFAADRLNQVRDIFIFCCYTGLAYADVHKLKRSEIVDGIDGGKWLLIKRQKTESRSSIPILPTAIDLLKRYEDHPQCVNKGQLLPVLSNQKMNSYLKEIADQCGIAKTITFHLARHTFATTITLSNGVPIESVSKMLCHRDLKTTQLYAKVVDKKISDDMNKLKELLGSKTS; this is encoded by the coding sequence ATGGAAAAAAGAATGAGTATGATTTTTCATGCGCGAAAATTAAAGGCTACTAAGGGAAATTTGGTTCCAATTTATTTACGGGTAACCATCGGTGGACAGCGGTGCGAGCTTACAACCAAGCAATTGATTTCTGAGGAGAAGTGGTCAGTGCATACGGGAAAAGTAAAAGGAACATCCAGTGAAGCAAAAGCCATAAACTCTTTTTTGGATACTTTACGAGGAAAGGCCCATGCCATTCATAGAGCCATAATTCAAGAGGGAAAGTCAATTTCGATCGAACTTTTTAAAGATCGATGGTTTGGTATTGCCGAAAAGCCGGTAATGTTAATGGAGGTTTTTCAGGAGCATAATGATAAAATGGAAAAGCTCGTAGGGCAAGATTATGCTTATGGAACATTTCAGAGATACCAGACATCTTTACAGCATACCAGGGATTTTCTAATATGGAAATTCAAGGAGAATGATATCGACCTAAAGAAACTTAACTTTAAATTCATAACCGACTATGAATTTTATTTGAAAAGTGTTCGAAAATGTGGTCACAATTCGACAATGAAATATCTTGCTAATTTTAAGAAAATTGTTTTGATCTGTGTAAAGAATGACTGGTTGGAAAAAGATCCCTTCTTCGCCTACAAAATGCAAAAGCATGAGGTAGATAGAACGGCTTTAACTGAAAAAGAATTATCTGATATCATTAATAAGAAATTTGCTGCGGATCGCTTAAACCAGGTGAGGGACATTTTTATTTTTTGCTGTTACACCGGACTTGCGTACGCAGACGTTCACAAACTAAAACGGTCAGAAATTGTTGATGGTATTGACGGTGGGAAATGGCTTCTGATTAAAAGGCAAAAAACCGAGTCCCGGTCCAGTATACCGATTCTTCCCACGGCTATTGACTTACTAAAACGTTATGAAGATCATCCGCAGTGTGTAAACAAAGGTCAGCTATTGCCAGTCCTGTCCAACCAAAAAATGAACTCTTATTTAAAAGAGATTGCTGATCAATGCGGCATCGCAAAAACGATAACTTTCCATTTGGCCAGACACACTTTTGCAACAACTATAACACTTTCTAATGGTGTCCCCATTGAAAGCGTCTCGAAAATGCTTTGCCACCGGGATTTGAAAACTACACAGCTTTATGCGAAGGTTGTTGATAAGAAAATTAGTGATGATATGAATAAATTAAAAGAGTTGCTCGGAAGTAAAACGTCATAA
- a CDS encoding site-specific integrase: MLENSFGMLFYLKHAKNQKDGLRYVYLRITVDGKSAELSTKQLWSPSNWSIDAGRAIGNKEDSRTLNAYLDTLSSKVCQAKKMLIEDDKELSAEALKNILLGKSSETRTILEVFQYHNEQMAALVGKEFAPLTLSRYKTDLEHTRSFIQWKYKMDDRQIRDLDFEFISEFSFWLRSARCCNRNSAIKYMSNLKKIVLICVNNKWLKNDPFQGFKLTKKEVVKNPLSRAELQRLTEKAFEMDRLSNVRDIFLFCCYTGLAYVDVKQLKRTDIVSGMDGDLWIDTTRQKTDAATRIPLLPTALEIMKKYEDDPLCSNRGVVLPVLSNQKMNAYLKEIATLCGISKTLTFHIARHTFATTVTLSNKVPIETVLKMLGHRSLKQTMIYAKILDVKISEDMKALKEKLRDV; this comes from the coding sequence ATGTTGGAAAACAGTTTCGGTATGTTGTTTTATTTAAAACACGCCAAGAATCAAAAAGATGGTTTACGTTATGTTTACCTTCGGATCACAGTCGACGGGAAATCGGCAGAATTATCTACAAAGCAGCTTTGGAGCCCCTCCAACTGGAGTATTGACGCCGGGCGTGCAATCGGCAACAAGGAGGATTCAAGAACCCTTAACGCGTATTTGGACACTCTGAGCTCCAAAGTGTGTCAGGCAAAGAAAATGCTTATCGAAGATGACAAAGAATTATCTGCCGAGGCTTTGAAAAATATTTTGCTTGGAAAAAGCAGTGAAACAAGGACGATCCTGGAAGTTTTTCAATACCATAACGAACAGATGGCAGCACTTGTAGGAAAAGAGTTTGCTCCACTCACATTAAGCAGGTACAAAACCGACCTTGAGCATACGCGCTCATTTATTCAGTGGAAGTATAAAATGGATGACCGGCAGATCCGCGACCTTGATTTCGAATTCATCTCCGAATTTTCATTTTGGCTTCGAAGCGCCCGCTGTTGCAATCGCAATTCAGCCATCAAGTACATGTCTAACCTTAAAAAGATTGTACTGATCTGCGTTAACAACAAATGGCTGAAAAATGATCCGTTCCAGGGATTCAAACTGACTAAAAAAGAAGTTGTAAAAAATCCGTTGTCGCGGGCGGAGCTTCAACGCCTAACAGAAAAGGCATTTGAAATGGATCGCCTTAGTAACGTCCGTGATATCTTTCTTTTCTGCTGTTATACCGGCCTTGCCTATGTTGATGTAAAGCAGTTGAAGCGTACCGACATTGTCAGCGGAATGGATGGGGATCTCTGGATTGATACGACCAGACAAAAAACTGATGCTGCTACCAGGATTCCGCTGCTCCCAACGGCTTTGGAAATAATGAAGAAATACGAAGATGATCCGTTGTGTAGTAACCGGGGAGTTGTGCTTCCGGTCTTAAGTAACCAGAAGATGAACGCCTACCTGAAGGAGATTGCTACTTTATGCGGAATTTCAAAAACACTCACGTTTCATATTGCTCGTCACACTTTCGCCACCACAGTAACGCTAAGTAACAAGGTTCCTATTGAAACGGTCTTGAAAATGCTTGGACACCGATCTTTGAAGCAGACGATGATTTATGCCAAGATTCTGGATGTGAAGATCAGTGAGGATATGAAGGCGCTCAAGGAGAAGTTAAGAGACGTTTAA
- a CDS encoding recombinase family protein: MNKVFGYARVSTVDQNTDTQIEALEKFGCDKIYQEKISGLSVKRPQLDEMMAILREGDTVVVSRFSRLGRSRDHLINLVGEFSKIGIIFKALDLGIDSSTPAGKMVIGIFAALSEYDREMILEKTKAGQLLAKAKGKHIGRPSGVNDVNFQKVKKGFEKGLSVTEIVNLTGVSISSVKRYRKQLGKGN, translated from the coding sequence ATGAATAAAGTTTTTGGATACGCCCGGGTTTCTACCGTTGATCAAAATACGGACACACAAATTGAGGCTTTGGAAAAATTTGGCTGCGATAAAATATACCAAGAAAAAATCAGTGGGCTTTCAGTTAAACGTCCTCAATTGGATGAAATGATGGCCATATTGAGGGAAGGAGATACTGTTGTTGTTTCTCGATTTTCGCGGTTAGGTAGGAGCAGGGATCACCTCATTAATTTGGTCGGTGAATTTTCAAAAATTGGTATCATTTTTAAAGCCTTGGATCTTGGGATCGATTCTTCGACTCCTGCCGGAAAAATGGTTATCGGTATTTTTGCTGCGCTTTCAGAGTATGACCGAGAAATGATTCTTGAAAAAACGAAAGCGGGCCAGCTGTTGGCGAAGGCAAAAGGAAAACACATTGGCAGGCCTAGTGGTGTTAATGATGTTAATTTTCAAAAAGTAAAAAAAGGATTTGAGAAAGGGCTTTCGGTTACCGAAATTGTAAATTTGACTGGTGTTAGTATTTCCAGTGTAAAACGATATCGCAAACAATTAGGAAAAGGAAATTAA
- the rhuM gene encoding virulence protein RhuM/Fic/DOC family protein, producing the protein MENQIEIYQSQDGQTQIEVKFGEETVWLDAHSLAEIFSVQRPAVVKHINNIYKSSELDPAATCSILEQVAADGKKRKMHLYNLDVIISVGYRVNSTKATQFRQWATQRLKDYLIQGYAINEKRLNQKQQEVQTLKDGIRILSRAIETKMGDADLTLLDQFAKGLELLDDYDHEKLDSKGITTRQEEFPDLSDYRNIIESLRRDFDSDIFGKEKDDSFQSSVAQISKGFGDIDFYPSIEEKAATLLYLIIKNHSFVDGNKRIATACFLLFLQNNDILKTKSGATIISNEALASLTFLLLQVNLRKWRRLRN; encoded by the coding sequence ATGGAAAATCAAATTGAAATATATCAAAGCCAGGACGGACAAACTCAAATAGAAGTAAAATTTGGAGAAGAAACCGTATGGCTTGACGCTCATTCGTTGGCTGAGATATTCTCTGTTCAACGTCCAGCTGTCGTAAAACATATTAATAATATATACAAATCTAGTGAGTTAGATCCTGCTGCAACCTGTTCCATTTTGGAACAGGTTGCAGCAGACGGAAAGAAAAGAAAGATGCATTTGTATAACCTGGATGTCATTATATCTGTTGGTTACCGGGTGAATTCAACAAAAGCAACTCAGTTTCGGCAATGGGCAACACAGCGTTTAAAAGATTATCTGATCCAAGGTTATGCGATTAACGAGAAACGGTTGAATCAAAAGCAACAAGAGGTTCAGACCTTAAAGGACGGAATCCGAATATTAAGCCGGGCAATTGAAACAAAGATGGGGGATGCAGACCTAACCTTGCTTGATCAATTCGCCAAAGGTCTTGAATTACTGGACGACTATGATCATGAAAAATTGGATTCGAAAGGTATCACAACTCGGCAGGAGGAATTTCCGGATTTATCGGATTACAGAAATATAATTGAAAGCTTGAGAAGGGATTTCGACTCTGATATTTTTGGTAAGGAAAAGGATGATAGCTTTCAGAGCTCCGTGGCACAAATCAGTAAAGGGTTTGGAGATATCGACTTCTATCCTTCAATTGAAGAAAAAGCAGCTACATTACTCTATTTGATCATTAAGAACCATTCATTTGTTGACGGAAATAAGCGAATCGCTACCGCTTGCTTTTTGCTTTTTTTACAGAATAACGATATTTTGAAAACAAAATCTGGGGCTACGATCATAAGCAATGAAGCACTTGCAAGTCTGACCTTTTTGCTGCTGCAAGTAAACCTGAGGAAATGGAGACGGTTAAGAAATTGA
- a CDS encoding C10 family peptidase has protein sequence MKKIIVLFFIFILSVSLFKCKQEIISDDLVNNKSLRISSFEVDKETALKVAHKIYRSQQNLKNERLSNEIDTTSFVSTTKQVKDKEGNLIMYLIEISRFVKDSSNSKYEERFFVISADRKVTPVLAMGENKIDFDGDNPGLKIWRDYVGGIIVDAKKTLSKPNPEIDALWQKYAETGVTARLMGSPYDDCTDPPCPGGPCPLDEYSETSVLLPTSWGQGEVYNYFCPTKSSCDCGKTTPGCGAVAAAQIMNFYQKPNTYVQGTSNYNIYYPLPNSVTYNSVINCLPNSSEIMIAGLIKRAAGDMYMTYGFSGCASFNWREDTKKAFQAASYSNMGTRKSWNDYGVIDAIRYEIEGGHPAIMDATTKFLGFNDWHIFDLDGFRRYKTYYKQDPNNPMSGCLGYEYYYFHINWGWNGSDNGFYGLNNFTGSGNVYDTALNVTYGMRP, from the coding sequence ATGAAAAAAATTATAGTCCTCTTTTTTATTTTTATCTTATCAGTATCATTATTTAAATGTAAACAGGAAATAATTTCTGATGATTTAGTCAATAATAAATCTTTGAGAATTTCAAGTTTTGAAGTTGATAAAGAAACTGCATTGAAAGTCGCACACAAAATTTACAGAAGTCAGCAAAATTTGAAAAATGAGCGATTATCCAATGAGATTGATACTACAAGCTTCGTAAGTACAACAAAGCAAGTGAAAGATAAAGAAGGAAATTTAATAATGTATTTAATTGAAATTTCAAGGTTTGTTAAAGACTCGTCAAATTCAAAATATGAAGAGCGTTTTTTTGTAATTTCCGCAGATAGAAAAGTCACGCCCGTATTGGCAATGGGTGAGAATAAAATTGACTTTGATGGTGATAATCCGGGACTGAAAATATGGAGGGATTATGTTGGTGGAATTATTGTCGATGCAAAAAAGACCTTATCAAAACCTAATCCTGAAATTGACGCTCTTTGGCAAAAATATGCGGAAACTGGTGTAACGGCCCGTCTGATGGGTTCTCCATATGATGATTGTACAGACCCTCCTTGCCCAGGTGGGCCATGTCCTTTGGATGAATACTCTGAAACCTCGGTACTATTACCGACGAGTTGGGGCCAAGGAGAAGTTTACAATTATTTCTGTCCAACCAAGTCTAGTTGCGATTGTGGTAAAACAACTCCGGGATGTGGAGCCGTTGCGGCAGCTCAAATTATGAATTTCTATCAAAAGCCAAATACTTATGTACAAGGCACGAGTAATTATAATATCTATTATCCACTGCCAAATTCTGTAACCTACAATAGTGTTATTAATTGCTTACCAAACTCTTCTGAGATAATGATTGCGGGGTTAATTAAGAGGGCGGCCGGAGATATGTATATGACTTATGGTTTTTCTGGATGTGCATCATTTAATTGGCGAGAAGACACAAAAAAGGCTTTTCAGGCTGCTAGTTATTCCAATATGGGCACCAGAAAAAGTTGGAATGATTACGGGGTAATTGATGCAATAAGATACGAAATTGAAGGGGGGCACCCAGCAATAATGGATGCTACTACTAAATTTCTAGGTTTTAATGACTGGCATATTTTTGATCTAGACGGCTTCCGACGTTATAAAACTTATTATAAGCAAGATCCGAACAACCCGATGAGTGGCTGTTTGGGATATGAATATTACTATTTCCATATTAATTGGGGGTGGAATGGAAGTGATAATGGTTTTTATGGATTAAATAATTTTACTGGTAGTGGAAATGTTTATGACACAGCGTTGAATGTTACTTACGGAATGAGACCTTAA